In Polaribacter sp. L3A8, a genomic segment contains:
- a CDS encoding AAA family ATPase: protein MATSEQIKLLLESHYKNDGDRFTSMALQVAAHEARKGNIIIAKEIKSLVDKSRSGGFKVIRLNKDISDLVLPYYPENSLNELVISNEIKRKLERIIKEYKLRDKIQKHGLENRRKILLSGKPGTGKTLTASILSGELKLPLYVIMMDKLMTKYMGETATKLRLIFDMMSSNRGVYLFDEFDAIGAERARDNEVGEMRRVLNAFLQFIEQDSSESLIIGATNNINILDSALFRRFDDIITYSVPEEKEIESLIKIKLGNYLAKFSLKKIVSTAIGLSHAEITSACNDALKETILTDKEKVTQKLLLQTIIDRIMYYTDIG from the coding sequence ATGGCAACTTCAGAGCAAATAAAATTACTACTAGAATCCCATTACAAAAATGATGGTGATAGATTTACTTCTATGGCATTACAAGTAGCTGCACATGAAGCTAGAAAAGGTAATATTATTATAGCTAAAGAAATTAAATCTCTTGTAGATAAATCTAGATCAGGAGGGTTCAAAGTTATAAGGCTTAATAAAGATATTTCAGATTTAGTTCTTCCTTATTACCCAGAGAATAGTTTAAATGAACTTGTTATTTCTAATGAAATTAAAAGAAAATTAGAGAGAATAATAAAAGAATATAAGTTAAGAGATAAAATTCAAAAACACGGACTAGAGAATAGAAGAAAAATTTTATTGTCAGGGAAGCCAGGTACTGGTAAAACTCTCACAGCTTCAATTCTATCTGGTGAACTTAAGTTGCCTCTTTATGTCATAATGATGGATAAGTTGATGACCAAGTATATGGGAGAAACAGCTACGAAATTGAGGTTGATTTTTGATATGATGAGCTCTAATCGAGGTGTCTATTTATTTGACGAATTTGATGCAATAGGAGCTGAGAGAGCAAGGGATAATGAAGTAGGTGAGATGAGGAGGGTTTTGAATGCTTTTCTACAGTTTATAGAGCAAGATTCTTCGGAGAGCCTTATCATTGGAGCTACAAACAATATAAATATTTTGGATTCTGCTCTTTTTAGAAGATTTGATGATATTATTACGTATTCTGTTCCTGAAGAAAAAGAAATAGAAAGTCTAATTAAAATAAAACTCGGCAATTATTTAGCTAAGTTCTCATTAAAAAAAATTGTAAGCACAGCTATAGGATTAAGTCATGCAGAAATTACTAGTGCTTGTAATGATGCGTTGAAAGAAACAATATTAACTGATAAAGAAAAAGTTACTCAAAAATTATTACTTCAAACCATAATTGATCGGATAATGTATTATACTGATATAGGTTGA
- a CDS encoding ISAon1 family transposase has translation MSVSNNATSTSTVANFYGVNPRSLQRQYKDYLSDFKAWDQKKHATDWLLFAKNLETHLSLDETAFSNGDLYTIITNKLATGKKGAIVAMIKGTKAEVVIKILHKIPLKHRKKVREVTLDMAGNMGLIVKKSFPNAALVIDRFHVQKLALDALQEIRIKHRWEAIDTENDAIENARSKSLKYTQKLLPNGDTLKQLLARSRYLLYKSSSKWTKNQSIRAEILFEKYPDIEKAYKLCQNLSWIFNNTTDKTSALIRLAKWDEKVRQAHFRSFNTIARTMSIHYKNILNYFDNRSTNASAESFNAKI, from the coding sequence ATATCAGTCAGTAATAACGCAACTAGCACTAGTACTGTAGCTAATTTCTACGGAGTAAATCCCAGAAGTTTACAAAGACAGTATAAGGATTATTTAAGTGATTTTAAAGCATGGGATCAAAAGAAGCACGCAACAGACTGGTTATTGTTTGCAAAGAATTTAGAGACTCACTTATCACTTGATGAAACTGCCTTTTCCAACGGTGATTTATATACCATAATAACAAATAAATTAGCTACAGGAAAGAAAGGCGCAATAGTAGCCATGATCAAAGGAACTAAAGCTGAAGTTGTCATAAAAATACTTCATAAAATTCCTTTAAAACATAGGAAGAAAGTCAGGGAAGTAACCTTGGATATGGCGGGAAATATGGGGCTTATAGTCAAGAAATCCTTTCCAAACGCTGCCTTAGTAATAGATCGTTTTCACGTGCAAAAATTAGCATTAGATGCACTGCAAGAAATAAGAATTAAACATAGATGGGAAGCGATTGATACTGAGAATGATGCCATTGAAAACGCCAGAAGTAAATCTTTAAAATACACCCAAAAACTATTACCTAATGGAGATACACTCAAACAACTATTAGCTAGAAGCAGATATCTATTATATAAATCAAGTAGTAAATGGACTAAAAATCAATCTATAAGAGCAGAAATACTGTTTGAAAAATATCCTGATATAGAGAAAGCATACAAGTTATGTCAAAATCTATCTTGGATATTCAATAACACTACAGACAAAACATCAGCACTTATAAGACTTGCTAAATGGGATGAAAAAGTAAGACAGGCACACTTTAGAAGCTTCAACACTATAGCTAGAACGATGTCGATACATTATAAAAACATCTTAAACTATTTTGATAATCGAAGTACGAATGCATCAGCAGAATCATTCAATGCTAAAATTTAA
- the metH gene encoding methionine synthase: protein MSETNNKKQTTNNQRRYMKLSGLEPLVLNENSNFINVGERTNVAGSRKFLRLIKNEQFDEALDIARHQVDGGAQIIDINFDDGLIDGKQSMVRFLNLIAAEPDICRVPIMIDSSKWEIIEAGLQVVQGKCVVNSISLKEGKEKFIWEAKQIKRYGAAVIVMAFDAEGQADNYDRRIEIAKKSYDILVDEVGFPSEDIIFDLNIFPVATGMDEHRRNAIDFIEATRWVRENLTNASVSGGVSNVSFSFRGNDGVREAMHSVFLYYAIQAGMNIGIVNPALLEVYDNIPKDLLERVEDVILDRREDATERLLDFADSVKGSKTEKTVDLTWREGSIQDRITHALVKGIDAFIIEDIETARQAAEKPIDVIEGNLMVGMNVVGDLFGAGKMFLPQVVKSARVMKKAVGYLNPFIEAEKGDKQEPVGKILMATVKGDVHDIGKNIVSVVLACNNYEIVDLGVMVPPEKIIEMAISERVDAIGLSGLITPSLDEMVYLAKEMQRQNFVLPLLIGGATTSKAHTAVKIDTQYSNAVVHVNDASRAVTVVGDLLNKKSSHLYTAKLKKDYDEFRTKFLKRGKEKSYISITEARKRKYKIDWETSEIVKPRELGIQVLKQLSLKELLPFIDWSPFFRSWDLHGKFPDILTDKVVGEQATIMYTEAQEMIKEIIAKQLLKPKAIFGLFEANSINDDDISIQKKGEEIAVFRTLRQQLKKREGIPNHALADFIAPKETNRTDYMGAFCVGIFGAQELAESYREKEDDYNAIMAQAIADRFAEAMAEYLHKQVRTKHWGSSTDEGLTNDDLIKESYTGIRPAPGYPACPDHLEKETIWELLDVENQIGVQLTESMAMWPAAAVSGYYFANKESKYFGLGKITDDQVTDYSTRKGITKEKARKWLHPILAEE, encoded by the coding sequence ATGAGTGAGACCAATAACAAAAAACAAACAACCAATAACCAAAGGAGATACATGAAATTGTCTGGTTTAGAGCCTTTAGTTCTAAACGAAAATAGCAATTTTATAAACGTAGGAGAACGTACAAACGTAGCAGGTTCTCGTAAGTTTTTAAGATTGATTAAAAACGAACAATTTGATGAAGCGTTGGATATTGCAAGGCATCAAGTAGATGGTGGTGCGCAAATTATCGATATTAATTTTGATGATGGTTTAATTGACGGAAAACAGTCAATGGTTCGTTTTTTAAATTTAATTGCTGCCGAACCAGATATTTGTAGAGTGCCAATTATGATTGATAGCTCTAAGTGGGAAATCATAGAAGCTGGTTTACAGGTTGTACAAGGTAAGTGTGTTGTAAATTCAATTTCACTTAAAGAAGGAAAAGAAAAGTTTATCTGGGAAGCAAAACAAATTAAACGTTACGGTGCAGCTGTAATTGTTATGGCTTTTGATGCAGAAGGACAAGCAGATAATTATGATCGTAGAATAGAAATTGCTAAAAAATCGTATGATATTTTAGTAGATGAAGTTGGTTTTCCTAGTGAGGATATTATTTTCGATTTAAATATATTTCCTGTTGCTACAGGGATGGATGAACACAGAAGAAATGCTATCGATTTTATTGAAGCTACACGTTGGGTAAGAGAAAATTTAACCAATGCAAGTGTAAGTGGAGGTGTAAGTAACGTGTCTTTTTCTTTTAGAGGAAATGATGGGGTAAGAGAAGCAATGCATTCAGTTTTCTTGTATTATGCTATTCAGGCAGGTATGAATATAGGAATTGTAAATCCTGCGCTTTTAGAAGTGTATGATAATATTCCTAAAGATTTATTAGAACGTGTAGAAGATGTAATTCTAGATAGAAGAGAAGATGCAACAGAGCGTTTGTTAGATTTTGCAGATAGTGTAAAAGGTTCTAAAACTGAAAAAACAGTTGATTTAACTTGGAGAGAAGGCTCAATACAAGATAGAATTACACATGCTTTGGTAAAAGGAATAGATGCCTTTATTATTGAAGATATAGAAACTGCAAGACAAGCAGCAGAAAAACCAATTGATGTTATTGAAGGTAATTTAATGGTTGGTATGAATGTGGTTGGAGATTTATTTGGAGCAGGAAAAATGTTTTTGCCGCAAGTAGTAAAATCTGCCCGTGTAATGAAAAAAGCCGTTGGATATTTAAACCCGTTTATAGAAGCAGAAAAAGGAGACAAGCAAGAGCCGGTTGGTAAAATATTAATGGCCACTGTAAAAGGTGATGTGCATGATATTGGTAAAAATATTGTAAGTGTTGTTTTGGCGTGTAATAACTACGAAATTGTAGATTTAGGAGTAATGGTACCGCCAGAAAAAATTATAGAAATGGCCATTAGCGAACGTGTTGATGCTATTGGTTTGTCTGGTTTAATTACGCCTTCGTTAGATGAAATGGTGTATTTAGCAAAAGAAATGCAGCGTCAAAACTTTGTTTTACCGTTGTTAATTGGAGGTGCAACAACCTCTAAAGCGCACACTGCTGTTAAGATAGATACACAATATAGCAATGCAGTTGTGCATGTAAATGATGCTTCTAGAGCAGTAACGGTAGTGGGAGATTTGTTAAATAAGAAATCGAGCCATTTATATACTGCGAAGTTAAAGAAAGATTATGATGAGTTTAGAACCAAGTTTTTAAAACGAGGTAAAGAAAAATCTTATATTTCTATAACAGAAGCACGTAAGAGAAAATATAAAATTGATTGGGAAACTTCAGAAATTGTAAAACCTAGAGAATTAGGGATCCAGGTTTTAAAACAACTAAGTTTAAAAGAGTTATTGCCATTTATAGATTGGAGTCCGTTTTTTAGAAGTTGGGATTTGCATGGTAAATTCCCAGATATTTTAACAGATAAAGTTGTTGGCGAACAGGCTACCATTATGTATACTGAAGCCCAAGAAATGATTAAAGAAATTATTGCTAAACAATTATTGAAACCAAAAGCAATTTTTGGTTTGTTTGAAGCAAACTCTATAAATGATGATGATATTTCTATTCAGAAAAAAGGAGAGGAAATTGCTGTTTTTAGAACCTTACGTCAACAATTAAAGAAAAGAGAAGGAATTCCGAACCATGCTTTAGCAGATTTTATTGCACCAAAAGAAACCAATAGAACAGATTATATGGGTGCCTTTTGTGTGGGTATTTTTGGAGCACAAGAATTAGCAGAGAGCTATAGAGAAAAAGAGGATGATTACAATGCAATTATGGCACAAGCAATTGCAGATCGTTTTGCAGAAGCCATGGCAGAATACTTACACAAACAAGTAAGAACAAAACATTGGGGTTCTTCTACGGATGAAGGTTTAACAAACGACGATTTAATAAAGGAGAGTTATACTGGTATTCGTCCTGCACCAGGATATCCTGCGTGTCCAGATCATTTAGAAAAAGAAACGATTTGGGAGTTGCTAGATGTTGAAAATCAAATAGGAGTGCAGTTAACTGAAAGTATGGCAATGTGGCCAGCTGCTGCTGTCTCTGGATATTATTTTGCTAATAAAGAATCGAAGTATTTTGGTTTAGGTAAAATTACAGATGATCAAGTTACAGATTACTCTACAAGAAAAGGAATTACAAAAGAGAAGGCTAGAAAATGGTTGCATCCTATTTTAGCTGAAGAATAA
- a CDS encoding IS3 family transposase, whose amino-acid sequence MSKQAYYKRLKAYKEKQINHQKIIVMVQDYRKLVGMKTGGIKLYTELKQDFINQNIKIGRDKFYDVLRLHNLLVPKLKNYVTTTNSNHHFRKYNNLILNQVPSRPEQLWVSDITYIKTDNGHNYLAIVTDAYSKQIMGYKLDNHMKTSLCTDALAMAIKNRKYPNKKLIHHSDRGFQYCNPKYTAFAEENGIIMSMTEQYDPYENAIAERINRTLKYEYGLRNLMKNTTIAQETAKQAVYIYNNLRTHFSLDLRKPAEVHLNPNIKYKSYRRNNVNLTELTI is encoded by the coding sequence ATTAGTAAACAAGCCTACTATAAAAGACTTAAAGCATATAAAGAAAAGCAAATAAACCATCAGAAAATTATTGTAATGGTACAGGATTATCGCAAATTAGTTGGTATGAAAACTGGGGGAATTAAGCTGTATACAGAGCTAAAACAAGACTTTATTAACCAGAACATAAAAATAGGTAGAGACAAGTTTTATGATGTTTTAAGGCTACACAATTTACTAGTTCCTAAGCTTAAAAACTATGTAACAACTACAAATTCTAATCATCATTTTAGAAAATATAATAATCTAATTCTAAACCAAGTACCCTCAAGACCTGAACAGCTCTGGGTTAGCGACATAACTTACATCAAAACTGACAATGGACACAATTATTTAGCGATTGTCACAGACGCCTATTCTAAGCAAATTATGGGATACAAGCTTGATAATCATATGAAGACATCACTTTGTACAGATGCACTCGCTATGGCTATTAAAAATAGGAAATACCCGAATAAAAAACTAATTCATCATTCAGATAGAGGTTTTCAATACTGTAACCCTAAATACACAGCGTTTGCTGAAGAAAATGGAATAATTATGAGCATGACGGAACAATATGATCCGTATGAAAATGCAATTGCAGAAAGAATTAACCGAACTTTAAAATATGAATATGGGCTAAGAAATCTGATGAAAAATACAACTATTGCTCAAGAAACAGCAAAACAAGCCGTTTACATTTACAACAATTTAAGAACACATTTTAGCCTAGACTTAAGAAAACCAGCAGAAGTACATTTAAATCCAAACATCAAATACAAATCATATCGTAGAAATAATGTAAATTTGACGGAACTAACAATTTAG
- the trxA gene encoding thioredoxin, giving the protein MALEITDANFDELVLKSDKPVLVDFWAAWCGPCRMVGPIVDEIHAEYEGKAIVGKVDVDANQEFAAKYGVRNIPTVLIFKNGEVVDKQVGVAPKNVYTGKIDAAI; this is encoded by the coding sequence ATGGCATTAGAAATAACAGACGCAAACTTTGACGAATTAGTATTAAAATCTGATAAACCAGTATTAGTAGATTTTTGGGCAGCTTGGTGTGGACCATGTAGAATGGTAGGGCCAATTGTTGATGAAATTCATGCTGAGTACGAAGGGAAAGCTATTGTAGGTAAAGTTGATGTTGATGCTAACCAAGAATTTGCAGCAAAATACGGAGTACGTAATATACCAACTGTTTTAATCTTTAAAAACGGAGAGGTTGTAGATAAGCAAGTAGGTGTTGCGCCTAAAAATGTATATACAGGTAAAATTGATGCTGCTATATAA
- the metF gene encoding methylenetetrahydrofolate reductase [NAD(P)H], with amino-acid sequence MKVTDHIKNANGKTLFSFEVIPPQKGKNIQDLYNNIDPLMEFKPPFIDVTTSREEYVYLDKGNGLLDKRITRMRPGTVGICASIMHKYQVDAIPHLLCGGFTKEETEYVLVDCHYLGLDNVMALRGDSMKDEPYFKPVKGGNAFATELVDQIANLNRGQYLHDDVLVEHYSDFCIGVAGYPEKHMEAPSLISDLRRLKQKVDAGADYVVTQMFFDNNKYFEFVKAAREMGINVPIIPGIKPLAVKRHLQVLPQVFKIDLPQDLIDAVDGCKDNKAVRQVGIEFAIQQSKELLAAGVPVLHYYSMGKSDNIQTIASELF; translated from the coding sequence ATGAAAGTTACAGATCACATTAAAAATGCAAATGGTAAAACATTATTTTCTTTTGAAGTAATACCACCTCAAAAAGGAAAAAATATTCAAGATTTATATAACAATATAGATCCTTTAATGGAATTTAAACCACCTTTTATAGATGTAACCACGTCGAGAGAAGAGTATGTTTATTTAGACAAAGGAAACGGACTTTTAGATAAGAGAATTACAAGAATGCGTCCTGGTACTGTAGGTATTTGTGCTTCTATTATGCATAAATATCAGGTGGATGCTATTCCGCATTTATTGTGTGGTGGTTTTACCAAAGAAGAAACAGAGTATGTTTTGGTAGATTGTCATTATTTAGGATTGGATAATGTAATGGCCTTACGTGGAGATTCTATGAAAGATGAGCCGTATTTTAAACCTGTTAAAGGTGGTAATGCTTTTGCAACCGAATTGGTAGATCAAATAGCAAACTTAAATAGAGGGCAATATTTACATGATGATGTGCTTGTAGAGCATTATTCTGATTTTTGTATTGGTGTTGCTGGGTATCCAGAAAAACACATGGAAGCGCCTTCTTTAATATCAGATTTAAGGCGTTTAAAACAAAAAGTAGATGCAGGTGCAGATTATGTGGTAACGCAAATGTTTTTTGATAATAACAAATATTTCGAGTTTGTAAAAGCAGCGAGAGAAATGGGAATCAACGTTCCTATTATTCCGGGTATTAAACCTTTAGCGGTTAAAAGGCATTTACAAGTTTTACCACAAGTTTTTAAAATAGATTTACCACAAGATTTAATAGATGCAGTGGATGGTTGTAAGGATAATAAAGCGGTAAGACAGGTTGGTATTGAGTTTGCAATACAACAATCTAAAGAATTATTAGCAGCAGGAGTACCTGTTTTACACTATTATTCTATGGGTAAAAGCGATAATATTCAGACAATTGCTTCTGAATTATTTTAA
- a CDS encoding helix-turn-helix domain-containing protein, translating to MKTQKEPWRKKTYEKATLELKLFVVDQIQNGQISTNFASKKYDVPRTTIGYWIKKYSTLVQQNTGMSKNDEIKKLKERIEELEFVKDFQQDIIADMEIITGVDLSKKSLPKTLAKEIALKKKNLLKSSGSINVLGLVNKPTIKDLKHIKKSK from the coding sequence ATGAAAACACAAAAAGAGCCCTGGCGAAAAAAAACGTATGAAAAAGCCACTTTAGAACTCAAATTATTCGTCGTTGACCAAATTCAGAATGGCCAGATCTCAACCAACTTCGCTTCTAAAAAATATGATGTTCCTAGAACTACTATTGGTTATTGGATAAAAAAATACAGTACTTTAGTGCAACAAAATACAGGTATGAGTAAAAACGATGAAATTAAAAAATTAAAGGAACGCATTGAAGAATTGGAGTTTGTAAAGGATTTTCAGCAAGACATTATTGCGGATATGGAAATCATTACTGGAGTGGATTTGTCAAAAAAGTCGTTGCCCAAAACATTAGCAAAAGAGATAGCACTAAAAAAGAAAAACCTTTTAAAATCAAGTGGTTCTATCAATGTTTTGGGATTAGTAAACAAGCCTACTATAAAAGACTTAAAGCATATAAAGAAAAGCAAATAA
- the cysM gene encoding cysteine synthase CysM produces the protein MKTKSIIDFVGNTPLVEARNIFKKEGVTLLLKLEGNNPGGSVKDRAAYYMISEAIKRKNIKKGDTLVEATSGNTGIALALMAKVLGVNMVITMPENSTKERVQTMRAYGAKVILTPADKGIEGAIDYALKLKYKKGYFRLNQFDNFDNPKAHYNTTGPEIWRDTEGEVTHFVSAMGTTGTITGVSDYLKEQNKNITIIGVQPKDGAKIPGIRKWPQEYLPAIFKPKKIDQVLEVSEEEAIEATHRLAEEEGIFAGMSSGGAVATALKVANSIDKGVVVAIICDRGDRYLSSNLFEKE, from the coding sequence ATGAAGACTAAAAGTATCATAGATTTTGTTGGAAATACACCACTTGTAGAAGCTAGAAATATCTTTAAAAAAGAAGGTGTTACTTTATTATTAAAACTAGAAGGGAATAACCCAGGTGGAAGTGTTAAGGATAGAGCTGCTTATTATATGATTTCTGAAGCAATAAAAAGAAAAAATATAAAGAAAGGAGATACTTTAGTAGAAGCAACTAGTGGAAACACAGGTATTGCATTGGCTTTAATGGCAAAGGTTTTAGGGGTAAATATGGTTATTACCATGCCAGAAAACTCAACCAAAGAAAGAGTACAAACCATGCGAGCATACGGGGCAAAAGTAATTTTAACTCCAGCAGATAAAGGTATTGAAGGCGCAATTGATTATGCTTTAAAGTTAAAGTATAAGAAAGGATATTTTCGTTTAAATCAGTTTGATAATTTTGATAATCCAAAGGCACATTACAATACAACAGGGCCAGAAATTTGGAGAGATACAGAAGGAGAAGTAACTCATTTTGTGTCTGCTATGGGAACTACTGGGACCATTACAGGTGTTTCTGATTATTTAAAAGAACAAAACAAAAATATTACTATTATTGGTGTGCAGCCAAAAGATGGTGCAAAAATACCAGGAATTAGAAAATGGCCACAAGAATATTTACCAGCCATTTTTAAACCTAAAAAAATAGATCAAGTATTAGAGGTTAGTGAAGAAGAAGCTATAGAAGCAACACATCGTTTAGCAGAAGAAGAAGGCATTTTTGCAGGAATGAGTAGTGGAGGTGCGGTTGCAACGGCTTTAAAAGTAGCAAATTCAATAGATAAAGGTGTTGTTGTTGCAATTATTTGCGATAGAGGAGATCGATATTTATCATCAAATTTATTCGAAAAGGAGTAG
- a CDS encoding homocysteine S-methyltransferase family protein, with product MSNIYKALQERILVLDGAMGTMLQAYKFTEEDFRGERFKDYPTPLQGNNDLLSITQPEAIKTIHGKYFDAGADIIETNTFSGTTIAMADYQMEDLVYELNYQSAKIAKEVADAFTAKEPHKPRFVAGSIGPTNRTASMSPDVNDPGYRAVTFDELRIAYKQQTEALLDGGADLLLIETVFDTLNAKAALFAVEQVKEERNIDIPIMLSGTITDASGRTLSGQTAEAFLISVSHIPLLSVGFNCALGANLLQPHLQAIANKTDFAISAHPNAGLPNAFGEYDETPEEMGEQIEEYLKKDLINIIGGCCGTSPEHISVIANIAAKYKPRVVNG from the coding sequence ATGTCAAATATATACAAAGCTTTACAAGAACGAATTTTAGTTTTAGATGGTGCCATGGGTACTATGCTACAAGCATATAAATTTACAGAAGAAGATTTTAGAGGAGAACGCTTTAAAGACTATCCAACACCTTTACAAGGAAATAACGACTTGTTATCAATTACTCAGCCAGAAGCCATAAAAACCATTCACGGTAAGTATTTTGATGCTGGTGCAGATATTATAGAAACCAATACTTTTTCTGGTACTACCATAGCTATGGCAGATTATCAGATGGAAGATTTGGTGTATGAATTAAATTATCAATCTGCAAAAATAGCCAAAGAAGTTGCAGATGCCTTTACAGCCAAAGAGCCACATAAACCACGTTTTGTAGCGGGTTCTATAGGTCCAACAAATAGAACGGCAAGTATGTCTCCAGATGTAAATGATCCTGGTTATAGAGCAGTTACTTTTGATGAATTAAGAATAGCTTATAAGCAACAAACAGAAGCTTTATTAGATGGTGGCGCAGATTTGTTATTGATAGAAACGGTGTTTGATACTTTAAACGCAAAAGCAGCTTTATTTGCCGTAGAGCAAGTAAAAGAAGAAAGAAATATCGATATTCCAATAATGTTGAGTGGTACAATTACAGATGCTTCAGGTAGAACATTATCTGGCCAAACGGCAGAAGCATTTTTAATATCTGTTTCTCATATACCATTATTATCTGTAGGATTTAATTGTGCTTTAGGAGCCAATTTATTGCAACCTCATTTACAAGCAATCGCAAATAAAACAGATTTTGCAATTTCTGCGCATCCAAATGCTGGTTTACCAAATGCTTTTGGAGAATATGATGAAACTCCTGAAGAAATGGGAGAACAAATAGAAGAATATTTAAAGAAAGATTTAATTAATATTATTGGAGGTTGTTGCGGAACATCACCAGAGCATATTAGCGTTATTGCAAATATTGCAGCAAAATATAAACCTAGAGTAGTTAATGGTTAA
- a CDS encoding four helix bundle protein, whose protein sequence is MNYTELEVWKYSRGLVKIVYLLTKSFPKEEIYGLTNQIRRCVVSVPSNIAEGIGRQSNKETIHFLYIAKGSLQEVETQLYLSFDLEYISEEELKSTLEKLISSKKLLNGFINYYKKM, encoded by the coding sequence ATGAATTATACAGAATTAGAGGTTTGGAAATATTCAAGAGGATTGGTTAAGATTGTATATCTATTAACTAAATCTTTTCCTAAAGAGGAAATTTATGGGTTAACTAATCAAATAAGAAGATGCGTTGTTTCTGTACCTTCAAATATTGCAGAAGGAATTGGGAGGCAATCAAATAAAGAAACAATACATTTTTTATATATAGCCAAAGGTTCTTTGCAAGAAGTTGAAACACAATTGTATTTGTCTTTTGATTTAGAATATATTTCAGAAGAAGAACTAAAAAGTACCTTAGAAAAACTAATTTCAAGTAAAAAACTCTTAAATGGTTTTATTAATTATTATAAAAAAATGTAA
- a CDS encoding DUF58 domain-containing protein has translation MNLSEVKSSEIKNLDLLAKQVVEGFVTGIHKSPFHGFSVEFSEHKLYNKGESTRHIDWKLFAKTEKLYTKKYEEETNLRCHIIIDNSASMHYPIVKKQTIDTLNKVGFSAIAAASLMEILKRQRDAVGLSIYADTYEYYAPEKGSERHRKMLLHQLEQLLVSDSKAATETYKYLHEIAEKMHRRSLIFVFTDMFQPNKDNEALFEALKHLKFNKHEVILFHTYDGETEYNFNFDNVPKKFMDVETGEEINVYAENVREKYKELVEVYFNELKNKCLQYKIDYVPVDIHKGYNAVLTAYLISRKKNK, from the coding sequence ATGAATTTATCTGAAGTAAAATCGTCAGAAATTAAAAACCTAGACTTGTTGGCAAAGCAAGTAGTAGAAGGTTTTGTAACCGGAATTCATAAAAGTCCGTTTCATGGGTTTTCTGTGGAGTTTTCTGAGCATAAATTGTACAATAAAGGTGAAAGTACACGACATATAGATTGGAAATTATTTGCTAAAACAGAGAAATTATATACCAAAAAGTACGAAGAAGAAACCAATTTACGCTGCCATATTATTATAGATAATTCTGCATCGATGCATTATCCTATTGTAAAAAAGCAAACCATAGACACTTTAAATAAAGTTGGTTTTTCTGCAATAGCCGCTGCGTCTTTAATGGAAATCTTAAAAAGACAAAGAGATGCTGTTGGTTTAAGTATTTATGCTGATACCTATGAGTACTATGCGCCAGAAAAAGGAAGTGAGCGCCATAGAAAGATGTTATTGCATCAATTAGAGCAATTGTTAGTTTCAGATTCTAAAGCTGCAACGGAAACCTATAAGTATTTACACGAAATTGCAGAGAAGATGCACAGGCGCTCTTTAATTTTTGTTTTTACAGATATGTTTCAGCCTAATAAAGATAATGAAGCGCTTTTTGAGGCCTTAAAGCACCTTAAATTTAATAAACATGAGGTTATTTTGTTTCATACATATGATGGGGAAACAGAATACAACTTCAATTTTGATAATGTTCCTAAGAAATTTATGGATGTAGAAACAGGGGAGGAGATTAATGTGTATGCCGAAAACGTTAGAGAAAAGTATAAAGAATTAGTTGAGGTTTATTTTAATGAGTTGAAAAATAAATGTTTACAATATAAAATTGATTATGTACCTGTTGATATTCATAAAGGGTATAATGCCGTTTTAACTGCTTATTTAATTAGCCGAAAAAAAAATAAATAA